In Risungbinella massiliensis, a single window of DNA contains:
- a CDS encoding ABC transporter permease: MGSFLKKDLLVFWRSRNDMVKALLLPIVLIVVLDFGFSGLFDKDAESVKIDVAIVQEDDETIGVEQFQKKVQEMDLPPGGRETILEQAVSLSPSRLIHDFFHDPKFKDWVTVQELRDKEATKLVESGELDALITIPKGFTYDVLSRVLLRDPSEATLIIRAKEQSMEVDTLQDIVTNFTNTLNFQLALGNKASTGMTEIEMPQGGKEMVKGMETFTISQYFTIAMSTLFALFISQTVAMKTVTEKRERVFNRILLTNSNPLGYLMGKTLSTFCLTWLQMMITFTVTQLLLDVFPGKSLDFWFGFILVVTAFAFSVAGLSALFTTITLRLHDVNAANGLFTLIIMLLAVLGGSFFPSQALPDWFQKIGEWTSNGLTQAVLIKWIQFENLQDLLFPVIILIVFCMVSLVVSMAVFPRRGRI; the protein is encoded by the coding sequence ATGGGCTCCTTTTTGAAAAAAGACTTGTTAGTGTTTTGGAGAAGTCGAAACGATATGGTAAAGGCTCTGTTACTTCCCATCGTCTTGATCGTTGTCTTAGACTTTGGCTTTTCTGGTCTATTCGATAAAGATGCAGAGTCGGTAAAGATAGATGTGGCGATTGTGCAGGAAGATGATGAAACCATCGGGGTGGAACAGTTTCAAAAGAAGGTGCAAGAAATGGATCTACCTCCCGGCGGAAGAGAAACAATATTGGAACAAGCTGTATCTCTCTCCCCAAGCAGACTGATCCATGATTTTTTTCATGATCCCAAATTTAAAGATTGGGTTACCGTGCAGGAATTACGAGATAAGGAAGCCACAAAATTAGTGGAGAGTGGGGAGCTAGATGCACTTATTACCATACCAAAAGGGTTCACGTATGATGTTCTATCTAGGGTGTTGCTAAGGGATCCATCAGAAGCTACTTTAATCATTCGTGCAAAAGAGCAATCAATGGAGGTAGATACTCTTCAAGACATCGTAACTAATTTCACCAATACGCTTAATTTTCAGTTGGCACTTGGTAACAAAGCATCGACTGGAATGACAGAGATAGAGATGCCACAAGGGGGGAAAGAAATGGTGAAAGGGATGGAGACTTTTACCATTTCCCAGTATTTTACGATCGCAATGAGTACCCTTTTCGCTTTATTTATTTCACAGACCGTGGCGATGAAAACAGTTACCGAGAAGAGAGAACGTGTTTTTAATCGGATTTTACTGACAAATAGCAATCCTCTAGGATATTTAATGGGAAAAACACTCTCTACGTTTTGTCTTACTTGGTTACAAATGATGATTACATTTACTGTTACTCAATTGTTGCTAGATGTGTTCCCTGGCAAGTCATTGGATTTTTGGTTTGGATTCATACTTGTAGTCACTGCTTTTGCTTTCAGTGTTGCTGGGTTATCTGCATTATTTACGACAATCACCTTAAGACTGCATGACGTAAACGCAGCGAATGGACTTTTCACCCTTATTATTATGTTGTTGGCAGTTCTTGGAGGAAGTTTTTTTCCGAGTCAAGCCCTCCCAGATTGGTTTCAAAAAATAGGAGAATGGACTTCGAATGGACTAACTCAGGCGGTATTAATCAAGTGGATTCAGTTCGAAAATCTGCAAGATCTACTGTTCCCTGTGATTATTCTGATCGTATTTTGTATGGTCAGTCTTGTGGTTTCGATGGCCGTCTTTCCTAGAAGGGGGAGGATCTAA
- a CDS encoding ABC transporter ATP-binding protein — translation MTTNDKSAISFHQVHYAPDNMHILKNITGSFPEGKVTTLVGPSGAGKTTLFKLCNGLISPDSGEIYITNKIISSYDPVELRRRVGIALQSAPTISGSVMKNLALPLELQGKQLSEEDAVDLLYDVGLDATFLHRNIKDLSGGQRQKVSIARTLVNRPAILLLDEITSSLDPVSKQDIEELIAKINQKYGTTIIWITHNLQQAFKIGHYTWVMMDGEVIETGEISLLHSPKNEKVVQFVKGEEK, via the coding sequence ATGACAACAAACGATAAATCAGCTATCTCTTTTCATCAGGTACACTACGCCCCTGATAATATGCATATCCTAAAAAATATTACTGGATCGTTTCCCGAAGGCAAAGTCACAACGTTAGTCGGGCCCTCTGGAGCCGGGAAAACAACACTGTTCAAACTTTGCAATGGTCTGATCTCTCCTGATTCGGGAGAGATTTATATAACAAATAAGATCATTAGTAGCTATGATCCAGTAGAATTGCGCCGTCGTGTTGGTATTGCACTGCAAAGCGCCCCCACGATCAGTGGTAGTGTAATGAAAAATCTTGCATTGCCGTTAGAACTTCAAGGAAAGCAGTTATCAGAAGAGGATGCAGTAGATTTATTATACGATGTAGGTTTGGATGCTACCTTTTTGCATCGCAATATAAAAGATTTGTCAGGTGGACAGCGTCAAAAGGTGTCTATTGCACGTACTCTGGTGAATCGTCCAGCAATATTATTATTGGATGAAATTACTTCTTCCCTCGATCCCGTTTCGAAACAAGACATCGAAGAACTCATTGCAAAAATAAACCAAAAATACGGTACCACTATTATTTGGATCACTCATAATCTACAACAAGCATTCAAAATTGGACACTACACTTGGGTCATGATGGATGGGGAAGTGATCGAGACTGGGGAAATCAGCTTACTACATTCTCCTAAAAATGAAAAAGTAGTTCAGTTTGTGAAGGGGGAAGAAAAATGA
- a CDS encoding helix-turn-helix domain-containing protein codes for MNLSRTREGFYPLASPTYFGVFSFINFLILPIVMDIILKGCRIFSTAHKVFQFRIYPTKEQVRFIHQLIGCSCFVFNYFLAKWQEAYRKTKKGLTYPTCSRLLTPSPIR; via the coding sequence ATGAATCTGAGTCGGACGAGGGAGGGTTTCTACCCTCTCGCAAGTCCGACCTATTTTGGTGTATTTTCCTTCATAAATTTCTTGATCCTCCCGATCGTCATGGACATTATTCTGAAAGGTTGTAGAATATTTTCAACTGCGCATAAGGTCTTTCAGTTTCGGATCTACCCTACTAAGGAACAAGTACGATTCATCCATCAATTGATCGGTTGTAGTTGCTTTGTTTTTAACTATTTCTTAGCCAAATGGCAAGAAGCCTATCGAAAAACAAAAAAAGGACTCACCTATCCTACTTGTTCTCGTTTGTTGACGCCATCGCCAATTAGGTAG
- a CDS encoding ABC transporter permease, whose translation MSYLTLSLTLIFVLIPLLLSKTLKLGLEKDTIIATVRSIIQLLGIGYVLKFVFDSESLIYIFLIVALMIIVATLNVRKKGTSIQGITWKVAITLTFVEVLTQSILLGFHITPPEAQYIISISGMIVGNSMVLSILFLNRFQAEVEAHQDETELILSLGGTPKQAVHTQLQNAIKASMIPTIESQKTVGLVQLPGMMSGQIIAGADPIQAVQFQLLIMFLLLTTAAVTSIMLGFLSYPTLFNQRMQMLKLK comes from the coding sequence ATGAGCTATCTCACCTTATCTCTCACTCTTATTTTTGTTCTCATCCCACTGCTTCTATCTAAGACACTTAAATTAGGACTTGAAAAGGATACGATCATCGCTACCGTGCGTTCGATTATACAATTGCTCGGTATTGGATATGTTTTAAAATTTGTGTTTGATTCTGAAAGCCTAATTTATATCTTTTTAATCGTAGCACTCATGATTATCGTTGCTACATTAAATGTCCGTAAAAAAGGGACAAGCATTCAAGGAATCACGTGGAAAGTAGCGATTACATTAACGTTTGTGGAGGTACTTACCCAAAGTATTTTGCTTGGTTTTCACATCACACCACCAGAAGCACAATACATTATCTCCATTAGTGGTATGATCGTTGGTAACTCGATGGTACTCTCCATTTTGTTCCTCAATCGATTCCAAGCAGAAGTAGAAGCGCACCAAGATGAAACGGAACTAATCCTATCGCTTGGCGGAACACCAAAACAGGCTGTTCATACACAATTACAAAACGCAATCAAAGCGAGCATGATTCCTACCATTGAAAGCCAGAAAACAGTAGGACTCGTTCAATTGCCTGGAATGATGAGTGGTCAAATTATCGCAGGCGCTGATCCTATTCAGGCGGTACAATTCCAATTGCTCATTATGTTCCTATTGTTAACCACCGCCGCTGTCACCAGCATCATGCTCGGATTTTTATCGTATCCGACCTTGTTTAATCAGCGTATGCAGATGTTGAAGTTGAAATAA
- a CDS encoding nucleoside hydrolase, with protein sequence MSKKILFFGDVGIDDTVALIYAYLKEELEIVGIVADYGNVPREQTIENVYYLINQVNPSTNIRVIGGAIRPLTGEAPVFYPDIHGKYGLGPINPGNSIGEIENFFEIANIIETYQNELIIVNTGRLTSLATMFILFAELMKSVKSYYVMGGAFWVPGNVTAVSEANFHADPIAVKIVLEFANNLTIIPLNVTNRAIVTPEMVDYIHSKGKAPIIKPMLDHYYRFYKNRNPSIHGSPVHDAITLMAVNNDIFSYQHLPVQIVQTEGVARGQSIVDIRPYIPFPQNAKIHKIAFDFDYHKFYIEFMTTLSG encoded by the coding sequence GTGAGCAAAAAAATACTATTTTTTGGTGACGTAGGAATAGATGATACGGTTGCTCTAATCTATGCTTATCTAAAAGAAGAACTCGAGATTGTTGGTATTGTCGCAGACTATGGGAACGTTCCAAGGGAGCAAACAATTGAGAATGTCTACTACTTGATCAATCAAGTCAATCCATCTACCAACATTAGAGTGATTGGAGGAGCAATACGACCATTAACTGGAGAAGCTCCTGTTTTTTATCCAGATATACATGGAAAATATGGGTTAGGTCCGATCAATCCAGGAAATTCTATAGGCGAGATCGAAAACTTTTTTGAAATCGCCAATATCATCGAAACCTACCAAAATGAATTGATCATTGTGAATACAGGTCGACTAACATCCTTGGCTACTATGTTTATTTTATTTGCAGAGTTAATGAAATCGGTAAAATCCTATTACGTGATGGGGGGTGCCTTTTGGGTTCCAGGAAATGTAACTGCTGTTTCAGAAGCTAACTTCCATGCAGATCCCATCGCCGTAAAAATTGTATTAGAGTTTGCTAACAATCTCACCATCATTCCGTTAAATGTTACTAATCGTGCAATCGTTACTCCTGAGATGGTAGATTATATCCATTCCAAAGGGAAAGCACCTATTATCAAACCAATGTTGGATCATTATTATCGATTTTATAAAAATAGAAATCCTTCTATTCATGGAAGTCCTGTTCATGACGCTATCACATTGATGGCAGTAAACAACGATATATTCTCTTATCAGCACCTCCCTGTTCAGATCGTGCAAACAGAGGGAGTAGCTAGAGGGCAAAGTATTGTAGACATCCGTCCCTATATTCCATTTCCCCAAAATGCCAAAATACATAAAATCGCTTTTGACTTTGACTACCATAAGTTTTATATCGAGTTCATGACAACACTATCAGGTTAG
- a CDS encoding ABC transporter permease: MYSVFMAQWRKDKRNPLTIILFIVLSILATIIFGDTAKLTQTSVAIFSNEPNGKEIEKKWATLLNNSDEMEFVITEEEKAREAVVEGRRDVAIQLMEKDYRLITSSDMPTIQLVEQHVHKVFIKEAQLEAVVGTKNTDKLRNKVKSYLENPPLKVQTQSLSGGEIAKHNMGMQLLFAFTLFSAMFTIGFKVNGITADKASGIWNRLILSPVSKTAMYTGHLLYSFCIGFLQMLIVLWIFQYGFDYELGNFQMILVIAAVYTLSMVSLAMLFTSFVRTPEQFNGIYTSVIPIIPVISGVYMPPGTLDNPILRFISDLFPLTHAVDAMMDISLFDASWNDIALPASIMLLIGVVCMGIGVNLAERGKR; encoded by the coding sequence ATGTATTCCGTATTTATGGCGCAATGGAGGAAAGATAAACGAAATCCACTAACGATTATTTTATTTATCGTTCTTAGCATTTTAGCAACGATTATATTTGGTGATACTGCGAAGCTAACACAAACTTCTGTTGCGATCTTTAGTAATGAGCCTAACGGTAAAGAAATAGAAAAAAAATGGGCAACTTTGTTAAATAACAGCGATGAGATGGAGTTTGTCATTACGGAAGAAGAGAAAGCTCGTGAAGCGGTTGTCGAAGGAAGAAGAGATGTAGCCATTCAATTGATGGAAAAGGATTATCGTTTGATTACATCTTCCGATATGCCAACCATCCAACTTGTCGAACAGCATGTTCATAAGGTGTTTATAAAGGAAGCACAGCTGGAAGCAGTGGTGGGGACAAAGAATACGGATAAACTAAGAAATAAAGTAAAGAGTTATCTGGAAAATCCACCGTTAAAGGTTCAAACTCAGTCACTCAGTGGTGGAGAAATCGCGAAACATAATATGGGTATGCAATTATTGTTTGCTTTCACCCTTTTCTCCGCCATGTTTACCATTGGGTTTAAAGTCAATGGAATCACTGCCGATAAGGCGAGTGGTATATGGAATCGATTGATCCTCTCCCCAGTAAGTAAGACAGCTATGTATACAGGTCATCTACTATATAGTTTTTGTATTGGTTTTTTGCAAATGTTGATTGTGTTATGGATCTTTCAGTATGGATTCGATTATGAATTAGGAAACTTTCAGATGATACTGGTCATTGCTGCTGTGTATACACTGAGTATGGTTAGCTTGGCAATGTTATTTACCAGTTTTGTTCGAACACCAGAACAGTTTAATGGGATTTATACTTCGGTTATTCCGATCATTCCGGTCATAAGTGGGGTTTATATGCCACCAGGTACGCTGGATAACCCGATCCTTAGATTTATTTCCGATCTATTTCCGTTGACTCATGCGGTAGATGCTATGATGGATATTTCTCTATTTGATGCAAGTTGGAATGACATTGCTTTACCAGCTTCGATCATGCTATTGATTGGAGTGGTGTGTATGGGGATCGGAGTCAATTTGGCAGAGCGAGGAAAGAGATAA
- a CDS encoding sensor histidine kinase, with protein MKYKWYPDDQIEKYLIVDLILTVLLIYGVLTADNPIGLVGSFLLLGLFLFAFYVSLWFRDWRMLGSTLLGCAVISVFVMFYNENLVYFAFIFSDLLGRVRSKTHMVIGMFGFIVMYVGTHMYLRGDWTSFFGTTHFPILVLLVLLPIAIHMKERSKLLRQELATANEKLEKYIQEEERHRIARDLHDTLGQTLTMITLKSELAIRLIDKNTEQAKREMNEVMGTSRFALKQVRELVTSMKFVSLEEEMEHTAKFLDSSGIHLSLGKSSSTPKLSKVAETMLALSLREAITNVIKHSKAQHCRITSEYTDDWYYIHIEDDGIGFEQGGMEGNGLNSIQERIRLLKGHTNIAASSNGGVMVTLSVPVDQQERIDSK; from the coding sequence GTGAAATATAAGTGGTATCCTGACGACCAAATAGAAAAATATCTAATAGTAGATTTAATTCTCACTGTATTATTAATCTATGGAGTGCTTACCGCCGATAACCCAATTGGGTTGGTCGGCAGTTTCCTTTTATTGGGCCTCTTTTTGTTTGCCTTCTATGTAAGTTTGTGGTTTCGAGATTGGAGAATGTTAGGATCTACGCTCCTTGGATGTGCTGTAATTTCTGTCTTTGTGATGTTTTATAATGAGAACCTTGTATATTTTGCTTTTATTTTCTCTGATTTACTCGGTCGTGTTCGTTCCAAAACCCATATGGTGATAGGAATGTTTGGATTTATTGTGATGTATGTAGGAACACATATGTACTTGAGGGGAGATTGGACCTCCTTTTTTGGAACTACTCACTTTCCTATACTGGTCCTACTTGTATTATTACCGATTGCGATTCATATGAAAGAACGATCTAAATTGTTACGACAAGAACTTGCCACCGCAAATGAAAAACTGGAAAAGTACATTCAAGAGGAAGAACGCCATCGTATTGCGCGAGACCTTCATGATACTCTCGGACAAACACTCACCATGATTACGTTGAAAAGTGAGTTGGCGATTCGGTTAATAGACAAAAATACCGAACAGGCCAAACGAGAAATGAATGAGGTGATGGGCACATCACGCTTTGCATTAAAACAAGTTCGTGAACTTGTGACATCGATGAAGTTTGTTTCGCTAGAGGAAGAGATGGAGCACACGGCTAAATTTTTAGATAGCTCAGGTATTCACTTGAGTTTAGGGAAGAGTTCATCCACACCCAAACTGTCCAAAGTCGCAGAGACGATGCTGGCTTTGTCTCTGCGTGAGGCAATTACCAATGTGATCAAACATAGTAAGGCACAACATTGTAGGATAACGAGCGAATATACAGATGATTGGTACTATATACACATTGAGGATGATGGGATCGGGTTTGAACAAGGTGGAATGGAGGGAAACGGACTGAACTCTATTCAAGAACGGATCCGTTTGCTAAAAGGACATACCAACATTGCTGCTTCCTCCAATGGTGGTGTGATGGTGACATTGAGTGTACCTGTAGATCAACAAGAAAGGATCGATTCTAAATGA
- a CDS encoding DUF418 domain-containing protein, whose product MQKTNERIPLLDILRGFAILGTLGTNIWIFAHLGDISYLFTIDHAIWWESVQDFLRLVVLFLVNGKLLGLLTMMFGVGLELKYQQSLRKGTAWPGVYLWTSLFLLMEGLIHFTLVMEYDILMSYAVTAIIVSFIIKGGDKLIKRAMIITGTFHAVVMLYILGVSIYFGSGVMLLGDMDYTVSLYQNGTWIEQIQARLENFLPLRSEAIFVIPMNIFLFLAGIRLMRSGSFSSDETGKRIRNKMLWIGLGIGIPLNLLTFVPGGVFDFPVRYLFAPVLSIGYIALIAKMVEINERLWLWSRFEDIGKMALSCYVTQNILASFIFYGWGLGLGGKVNSLMTIGIWLLISILQMIFAMFWLRRFKFGPMEFARRYFTGMMIGKK is encoded by the coding sequence ATGCAAAAAACGAATGAACGAATTCCGCTGCTCGATATTTTAAGAGGGTTTGCTATATTAGGAACACTGGGGACAAATATTTGGATTTTTGCCCACTTAGGGGACATTTCGTATCTGTTTACGATAGATCATGCAATATGGTGGGAGTCTGTCCAAGATTTTCTTAGGTTAGTTGTTCTGTTTTTGGTTAATGGAAAGCTTTTAGGCTTATTGACTATGATGTTTGGAGTAGGGTTAGAACTGAAGTATCAACAGTCTTTACGCAAAGGAACTGCTTGGCCTGGGGTCTACTTATGGACATCTCTATTCTTGTTGATGGAAGGTTTGATTCATTTCACGCTTGTGATGGAATACGACATTTTGATGAGTTACGCTGTTACTGCCATCATTGTTTCGTTTATTATCAAAGGCGGTGACAAGCTGATCAAGCGAGCGATGATAATAACGGGAACTTTTCATGCGGTTGTCATGTTGTATATTCTAGGAGTCAGTATTTATTTTGGATCTGGCGTAATGTTACTAGGTGATATGGATTACACGGTTTCTCTGTATCAAAATGGGACTTGGATCGAGCAAATACAAGCGAGACTGGAGAACTTTCTGCCACTGCGTAGTGAAGCGATTTTCGTTATTCCGATGAATATTTTTTTATTCTTAGCTGGTATACGACTAATGCGTTCGGGTTCTTTTTCATCAGACGAGACAGGGAAACGAATTCGAAATAAAATGTTATGGATTGGATTAGGCATTGGGATCCCATTAAACTTGCTCACTTTTGTTCCAGGAGGAGTCTTTGACTTCCCAGTTCGTTATCTTTTTGCACCTGTTTTATCAATTGGGTATATTGCTCTGATTGCGAAAATGGTAGAGATAAATGAGAGACTGTGGCTCTGGTCTCGCTTTGAAGACATAGGGAAAATGGCTCTTAGTTGCTATGTAACACAAAATATTTTGGCATCATTTATTTTTTATGGATGGGGATTAGGATTGGGAGGAAAAGTCAACTCCCTTATGACAATTGGAATTTGGCTTCTAATTAGTATCTTACAAATGATATTTGCTATGTTCTGGCTACGGAGATTTAAGTTTGGACCGATGGAATTTGCCCGCAGGTACTTTACAGGAATGATGATAGGTAAAAAATGA